One window from the genome of Phocoena phocoena chromosome 15, mPhoPho1.1, whole genome shotgun sequence encodes:
- the MICALL2 gene encoding MICAL-like protein 2: protein MAAITALQQWCRQQCEGYRDVSITNMTTSFRDGLAFCAILHRHRPDLINFDALRKENIYENNKLAFRVAEEQLGIPALLDAEDMVALKVPDRLSILTYVSQYYNYFHGRSPIGGMAGVKRPLSDASEEQSGKKAPSQPARPSPTPARGQPLSPVSTNPTVQRKAVSTLARPPSGSWAAVGSVSSTCGVCGKHVHLVQRHLADGRLYHRSCFRCKQCSNTLHSGAYKATAEPGVFVCSGHHPGTASAGPTLPGLAPRRPGALATDSKTPGSPKKAQEASGQRDAGPQARPPAWEPAVGSPTAKGYPPATACSHVHAGSPAGARLSVGPMGGKASTHVTNSSPTGWSSPAGSPRSAVTPSARDSRPATPQGRVTPRGAAPQTKLSSGPASPVPASAPAWTPSSSRTQQARERFFQTPGAAPRAGPAGGAPAAVDAPSRDGSREQALSILRQALHELGAAGAQAPSRPALATGPAPNSHPRSEGPGASPAATRPQSASPQALSPAARTAPPAPRSAGGTSLVSAPPQAGRKASAAPSGAVGAGAGSRLKPEAPRAEGKGPHVTGPSASPQEGQEDGPAGWRARLKPVEKKSPAERALELKEPQVLGQPRAGHAPQKVSGSSEAGVRVTLTPVRVDRTPGPAGASLLGNARQKSPGPASPSPFQSPSRRRKLAVPASLDVSGSWLQPEPSGKEAPAWSRKKEEKAPPQGEPGRPSGPAGIPVPPGESVPSPVRLHPDYVPQEEIQRQVQDIERQLDALELRGVELEKRLRAAEEDASEDALMVDWFRLIHEKQLLLRLESELMYKARDQRLEEQQLDIEGELRRLMAKPEALKSPQDRQREQDLLNQYVNTVNDRSDIIDLLDEDRLREQQEDEILHNMIRKMGDWRKKPRFRLSSIWSPKSRSRTPE from the exons ATGGCGGCCATCACAGCGCTGCAGCAGTGGTGCCGGCAGCAGTGCGAGGGCTACCGGGACGTGAGCATCACCAACATGACCACGTCGTTCCGCGACGGCCTGGCCTTCTGCGCCATCCTGCACCGCCACCGGCCCGACCTCAT AAACTTCGATGCCCTCAGGAAGGAAAACATTTACGAGAACAACAAACTG GCCTTCCGCGTGGCTGAGGAGCAGCTGGGCATCCCGGCCTTGCTGGACGCCGAGGACATGGTGGCCCTGAAGGTGCCCGACCGGCTGAGCATTCTGACCTACGTGTCCCAGTACTACAACTACTTCCACGGGCGCTCCCCCA TTGGGGGCATGGCCGGCGTGAAGAGGCCCCTGTCGGACGCCAGTGAGGAACAGTCTGGAAAGAAGGCCCCGTCCCAACCTGCCAGGCCTTCGCCCACCCCAGCCCGGGGGCAGCCGCTGTCTCCGGTCAGCACAAACCCCACCGTCCAGCGGAAGGCTGTAAGCACCCTGGCCCGCCCTCCCTCTGGTTCTTGG GCTGCGGTTGGCTCTGTCAGCAGCACCTGTGGCGTCTGCGGGAAGCACGTGCACCTTGTACAGCGGCACTTGGCAGATGGGAGGCTGTACCACCGGAGCTGCTTCAG GTGTAAGCAGTGCTCCAACACGCTGCACTCGGGGGCCTACAAGGCCACAGCAGAGCCCGGCGTCTTCGTCTGCTCTGGCCACCACCCTGGAACCGCCTCTGCTGGCCCCACGTTGCCGGGCTTGGCCCCCAGGCGGCCTGGAGCCCTGGCCACGGACTCCAAGACCCCTGGCTCCCCGAAGAAGGCCCAGGAGGCGAGCGGGCAGAGAGACGCAGGGCCACAGGCCAGGCCGCCCGCGTGGGAGCCCGCGGTGGGCAGCCCGACTGCCAAAGGTTACCCGCCGGCCACCGCCTGCTCCCACGTCCACGCGGGGAGCCCAGCCGGGGCCAGGCTCTCGGTGGGCCCCATGGGTGGCAAGGCCAGCACTCACGTGACCAACAGCTCTCCGACGGGGTGGTCGTCGCCGGCAGGCAGCCCTCGTTCCGCCGTGACCCCGAGTGCCCGGGACTCCCGCCCGGCCACACCACAAGGCCGGGTAACCCCCCGAGGGGCAGCCCCTCAGACCAAGCTCAGCTCAGGGCCAGCGTCTCCGGTCCCAGCGAGCGCCCCGGCCTGGACCCCATCGTCCTCCAGGACGCAGCAGGCCCGGGAGAGGTTCTTCCAGACGCCTGGAGCCGCCCCCCGTGCTGGCCCGGCTGGCGGGGCCCCAGCTGCGGTGGACGCTCCTTCCAGGGACGGCAGCAGGGAACAGGCGCTGAGCATCCTCCGCCAGGCCCTCCACGAGCTGGGGGCAGCTGGCGCTCAGGCGCCCAGCAG GCCCGCCCTCGCCACCGGCCCTGCGCCCAACTCCCATCCCAGGTCCGAAGGGCCAGGAGCAAGTCCAGCAGCCACGCGGCCACAGTCGGCGTCTCCGCAGGCCCTTAGCCCCGCTGCGAGGACCGCGCCGCCGGCCCCCCGGAGTGCAGGCGGCACCTCGCTGGTGTCCGCGCCGCCCCAGGCGGGCAGGAAAGCTTCGGCTGCACCCTCAGGGGCCGTCGGGGCGGGTGCTGGCTCCAGGCTGAAGCCGGAGGCCCCGCGGGCCGAGGGTAAGGGCCCCCACGTCACGG gcCCGAGTGCCAGCCCCCAGGAGGGCCAGGAGGACGGGCCGGCAGGATGGAGGGCCCGCCTGAAGCCCGTGGAGAAGAAAAGCCCCGCTGAGAG GGCTCTGGAGCTGAAGGAGCCTCAGGTCCTGGGACAGCCGAGGGCGGGTCACGCACCCCAGAAGGTCTCTGGGAGCTCCGAGGCAGGTGTCCGCGTCACCCTGACCCCTGTGCGAGTGGACAGGACACCAGGCCCGGCCGGGGCCAGCCTCCTAGGTAATGCCAGACAGAAGTCCCCCGGCC CtgcatccccctcccccttccagtcCCCATCCCGCCGCAGGAAGCTGGCGGTCCCTGCCAGCCTAGACGTTTCTGGCAGCTGGCTTCAGCCGGAGCCCTCGGGGAAGGAAGCCCCTGCCTGGAGccggaagaaggaggagaaagcccCTCCCCAGGGTGAACCAG GGAGGCCCTCGGGCCCGGCCGGCATCCCTGTTCCGCCTGGCGAGTCAGTGCCCTCCCCGGTCAGG CTGCACCCTGACTACGTGCCCCAGGAGGAGATCCAGCGGCAGGTGCAGGACATCGAGAGGCAGCTGGATGCCCTGGAGCTCCGGGGTGTGGAGCTGGAGAAGCGCCTGCGTGCGGCCGAGGAGG ACGCCTCGGAGGATGCCCTCATGGTGGACTGGTTCCGGCTCATCCACGAGAAGCAGCTGCTGCTGCGGCTGGAGTCTGAGCTGATGTACAA GGCCAGGGACCAGCGCCTGGAGGAGCAGCAGCTGGACATCGAGGGGGAGCTGCGCCGGCTGATGGCCAAGCCGG AGGCTCTGAAGTCCCCCCAGGACCGGCAGCGGGAGCAGGACCTGCTGAACCAGTACGTGAATACCGTCAATGACCGCAGTGACATCATCGACCTCCTGGATGAGGACCGGCTCAG GGAGCAGCAGGAGGACGAGATCCTGCACAACATGATCCGGAAGATGGGTGACTGG AGGAAGAAGCCCAGGTTCCGCTTGTCCAGCATCTGGTCCCCGAAGAGCAGAAGCAGGACCCCCGAGTAG